The following DNA comes from Bryobacteraceae bacterium.
CGAAGGCGCTCGTCCACGTCTTTTTCGGCGAGCGCGAAGTGGCGAAGGTTCCCGGCGTGCCGCCGGTCCGCGACATCCCGTTCGCCAAAGTCGCCGTCATCGGCGCTGGAACCATGGGCGGCGGGATCGCCATGGCCTATTCGAACGCGGGCTTCGAGGTGCTGCTTGTCGAGCAGAGCGAGGAACCGCTCGCCCTCGGCATGGAGACCATCCGCAAGAATTACTCCTCCACCGTCGCCAAAGGCCGGCTTTCCCGCGAGCAGGCCGAACAGCGAATCGCTCGCATCAAACCGGCTGCCGACCCCGATCTCACCCACCCCGCGCTCGCTCAGGCTGGTCTGATCGTCGAAGCCGTCTTCGAGAACATGGACCTCAAGAAGGAGGTCTTCCGCAAGCTCGACGCCATCGCCTCGCCGGATGCCGTTCTCGCTACGAATACGTCCACTCTTTCGATCGACGAGATCGCAGCCGGCACGGCCCACCCGAGGCGCGTCGTCGGGCACCATTTCTTCAGCCCGGCGAACGTCATGCGGCTGCTTGAGATCGTTCGCGGTAAGGAAACCGCGCCCGAGGTTCTCGGGCTTTCCCTCGCCCTCGCCCGCCGCCTCGGCAAGATCGGCGTGGTGGCCGGCAACTGCCGCGGTTTCATCGGGAACCGCATGTTCCATCCCTACCGCCGCGAGGCGCAGTTCCTCGTGGAGGAAGGGGCGTCGATCTACGAAGTCGATCAGGTGCTCTACGACTTCGGCATGGCGATGGGGCCGCTCGCCGTTGGCGACCTCGCCGGGCTCGACGTCGGTTGGCGCATACGTAAGGAGTTCGCCCACCGCGACGACCCCGCCCGCCGCAAGGCGCTCGTTGAAGATCAGCTCTGCGAAGTGGGCCGCTTCGGGCAGAAAACCGGCCGCGGCTGGTACCTCTATGACGAGAAGCGTAACCGCCGCCTCGACCCCGAAGTCGCTGCTCTCGCCGAACGCCTCGCCCACGAACACGGCATCGAGCGCCGCCGCATCGAACCGGCCGAGATCCTGGACCGCTGCCTGTGGGCGCTCGTCAACGAAGGCTGCCGGATTCTCGAGGAGGGCTACGCGTTGCGTCCGGTCGACATCGACATCGTATACATCAATGGCTACGGCTTCCCCGCGCACAAAGGCGGTCCGATGAAGTACGCGGAGCTCGTGGGGTGGCGCACCGTCTATGACCGTGTCTGCGAATTCGAGCAGTCGCACGGCGCGCTCTGGTCGCCTTCGGCGCGCCTCAAGGAACTGGCCGGGGTCTGATCGGCGCCAGCGTCTCAATCCCGGCCGGCAACTCGTGGAACAGCACCCCGTCCCGCAATAACCGCTCCCACCGGCTAGCCGCTGGACCGGGGTCCCGGTCCGCTCAGCAGCAGCTCCCGCCGGCCGCAACCGGCGCGGACGGATTCGGACCGCACGGAAACAGCCCGAAATGCTTCACCGGGCCGCTCACCGTGAAATGCTGGCCCAGGCGCGTCTCGCCGAGCATCCGAGCGGTGTTCCGGCAGACCGCCGACGGCCGTTGCGCCTCGAAGACATGGTGATCGTCGAAGACGTAGCGGGCCTCGGACCCCGGAATCGTTCCGCGATAGATGGCGAACTGGCCGTAATCCTCGCAGCGACGGTCGAGCGGCTGGCTGAACTTGAACGCGCGCACGGTGATCGAGGTGTACGTCACCGGCTCGCCCTTCGCCTCGGTCTGCACCACCCGGCGGCTCATCGCGCGGGGATCGCGAAAGCCGGCGTCCTTCATCGCATCGAACCAGTCGTGCTCGTACATCGCGCCGCCCAGGCACTCGGCGATCATATCGGGGTCGTCGCGAATCGAGTCCGGCACGCGGCGGTCCGCCGCGATGTCGGCAATGTAGAACTCGCCCCCTTCGCGGAGCACGCGCGCGATGGCCGCGAACACGAGATCCTTGCGTGGGGAGAGGTTGATCACGCAGTTGGAGATCACCAGATCGACGCTCGCGTCTGGAATCGCCTGAGCCGTCTCGATGAAATCCTCGTGGAACGCTGTGTTCGGCGCGCCGTACCCGAACGCGGCGGCAACGGCGGGAGCATTCCTGCGCGCCACGTCGAGCTGCTCCGGCGTCATGTCGATCCCATGGACGAACCCGCCCGCCCCCACCTTGTGCGACATCACGAAGGCGTCGACGCCGGCACCCGAGCCGAGGTCGAGCACGGTGAGTCCGGTGAGGTCGCCGGTGGGAATCGGACAGCCGCAGCCGTAATTTCGGTCCTTCACTTCGTCCGGCAGGAGTGCGAGAATGGCGGCGTGCCGCTCAGTGGTTTCCGTGGTGCAGCAGGCCTTCTGCGTGAGGTCCGCGGTGCGCTTGAGGCGTGTGCCGTAGTAGTGGCGCAGGTGTTCGCGCAGGGAATCCGAGAGGGCTTCGAGAACAGGCATCTCTATTCAGAGTGATCTTCGCCCGCATCGGCCGTCAAGTTACGGCCCGCGAGCAAACCGC
Coding sequences within:
- a CDS encoding 3-hydroxyacyl-CoA dehydrogenase NAD-binding domain-containing protein, coding for MSELVQLTREGNVGIITVNNPPVNALSPGVPEGIASFVEAVNGDPELTACVLTGAGRTFIAGADIREFVKITSGEKGAIALNPALAVIEASNKPVVAAIHGAALGGGLEVAMACHYRVAVAAAQVGQPEVKLGLIPGAGGTVRLPRLIGPAKAAELCAIGDPISATEAHNLGLVDRMITGDLVAGAVAFANEVAGRPPRRTCDLHEKLTPFNRPRLPDRLRGRNAPIAAIRCIENAVHLPFEEALAEERRAFEELLHAPESKALVHVFFGEREVAKVPGVPPVRDIPFAKVAVIGAGTMGGGIAMAYSNAGFEVLLVEQSEEPLALGMETIRKNYSSTVAKGRLSREQAEQRIARIKPAADPDLTHPALAQAGLIVEAVFENMDLKKEVFRKLDAIASPDAVLATNTSTLSIDEIAAGTAHPRRVVGHHFFSPANVMRLLEIVRGKETAPEVLGLSLALARRLGKIGVVAGNCRGFIGNRMFHPYRREAQFLVEEGASIYEVDQVLYDFGMAMGPLAVGDLAGLDVGWRIRKEFAHRDDPARRKALVEDQLCEVGRFGQKTGRGWYLYDEKRNRRLDPEVAALAERLAHEHGIERRRIEPAEILDRCLWALVNEGCRILEEGYALRPVDIDIVYINGYGFPAHKGGPMKYAELVGWRTVYDRVCEFEQSHGALWSPSARLKELAGV
- a CDS encoding methyltransferase domain-containing protein; amino-acid sequence: MPVLEALSDSLREHLRHYYGTRLKRTADLTQKACCTTETTERHAAILALLPDEVKDRNYGCGCPIPTGDLTGLTVLDLGSGAGVDAFVMSHKVGAGGFVHGIDMTPEQLDVARRNAPAVAAAFGYGAPNTAFHEDFIETAQAIPDASVDLVISNCVINLSPRKDLVFAAIARVLREGGEFYIADIAADRRVPDSIRDDPDMIAECLGGAMYEHDWFDAMKDAGFRDPRAMSRRVVQTEAKGEPVTYTSITVRAFKFSQPLDRRCEDYGQFAIYRGTIPGSEARYVFDDHHVFEAQRPSAVCRNTARMLGETRLGQHFTVSGPVKHFGLFPCGPNPSAPVAAGGSCC